Proteins found in one Saccharomyces mikatae IFO 1815 strain IFO1815 genome assembly, chromosome: 5 genomic segment:
- the NPR2 gene encoding nitrogen permease regulating protein NPR2 (similar to Saccharomyces cerevisiae NPR2 (YEL062W); ancestral locus Anc_6.17): protein MLSYFQGFVPIHTIFYSVFHPTEGSKIKYEFPPNNLKNHGINFNTIKNYIIPKPVLCHKLITFKYGTYRIVCYPVTINSPIYARNFFSFNFVFVFPYDCETSPYEPAITRLGKMFKVLEEQNQLLSKSEKDPVFFDLKALENSTIAPSTACPPATSNTSSNTTPTHPTSDKDAKDLRNSRYNDLVKDFELPESTFSIQDLLMRIFQDLNNYSECLIPIDEGNAVDIKIFPLLRPPTTCVSLEDVPLSSVNLEKIIDVNWDPTMMNIVPYIDGLNSIAKISKLSNSDPSLVIECIRHLIYYKCVTLSDIFQFSNIYAPSSSIRNFLTDPLMANDCQYYVTFPEVSKISSLPLNKNLTSGDLDSPSFSVRRKSKSSSIPSNPGSRTTSFSSTSKVSQNSSINSSFSSAYRDWRQSQTSCSSSNIHISNNRNRFLPTRSCLFDLYRSLSQGQTLKAWYESKYMIIKDNNIDIRRFITFGLEKRIIYRSYSYPVMLSVGPRETKETAPIIAKDSPNESNSSEKKYHEHSFSIIRSKNAVLFNNIKSGRPSKVSFDMQKASSLITGESTIPKLSDDEERILEESVRSAENFDKICVLLGKPKLEVENYLNELGEFKIINS from the coding sequence ATGCTAAGCTATTTTCAAGGGTTTGTGCCCATACATACCATATTCTACTCTGTGTTCCATCCCACAGAAGGTTCTAAAATTAAATATGAGTTTCCCCCAAACAACCTGAAGAATCATGGCATCAATTTCAACACAATCAAGAACTACATTATACCAAAGCCTGTACTGTGCCACAAGTTGATTACTTTCAAATATGGTACGTACAGAATTGTATGCTACCCCGTGACAATCAATTCTCCTATATATGCTAGGaattttttcagctttAACTTCGTCTTTGTATTCCCATATGATTGCGAGACGTCTCCTTATGAGCCGGCCATCACTAGACTGGGCAAAATGTTCAAAGTACTAGAAGAGCAAAACCAATTGCTGTCCAAGTCTGAAAAAGACccagttttctttgatttaaAAGCATTGGAAAACTCCACGATAGCGCCTTCTACTGCATGCCCCCCGGCCACATCAAATACCAGTAGCAACACCACACCAACACATCCTACATCCGACAAAGATGCGAAGGATCTGAGAAACAGCAGATACAATGATCTCGTCAAGGATTTTGAGCTTCCAGAGTCCACGTTTTCCATACAAGATTTACTCATGAGAATCTTTCAAGATCTGAATAATTACTCCGAGTGTCTCATACCGATAGATGAGGGAAATGCAGTAGATATAAAGATTTTTCCGCTTTTAAGACCGCCTACAACTTGTGTTTCACTGGAAGATGTGCCGTTGTCGTCTGtgaatttggaaaaaattattgatgTAAACTGGGATCCAACTATGATGAACATAGTCCCCTATATTGATGGTTTAAACAGTATTGCAAAAATTTCCAAGCTGAGTAACAGCGATCCTAGCCTAGTGATAGAGTGCATAAGACATTTAATATACTACAAGTGTGTCACATTATCAgatattttccaattttccAACATATATGCGCCCTCTTCATCAatcagaaattttttgaccGACCCATTAATGGCCAATGATTGCCAATATTATGTCACATTCCCCGAAGTATCTAAAATATCAAGCTTGCCTCTAAACAAAAATCTGACTTCTGGTGACCTAGATTCGCCATCATTCTCTGTACGAAGGAAATCTAAGTCGTCTAGCATACCCTCAAACCCGGGCTCTAGAACTACATCTTTTAGTTCCACCAGTAAAGTTTCTCAAAACTCTTCTATAaattcctctttttcatcCGCTTATAGAGATTGGAGACAATCACAGACGTCTTGTTCAAGCTCAAACATTCATATTTCCAACAACCGTAATCGGTTCCTGCCAACAAGATCATGTTTATTTGACCTCTATAGATCGCTCTCACAGGGGCAAACATTAAAGGCATGGTACGAATCAAAGTATATGATtataaaagataataacATCGATATAAGAAGATTCATAACATTTGGTCTAGAAAAGCGTATCATCTATAGATCCTACTCTTATCCTGTGATGTTGAGCGTTGGTCCACGAGAAACGAAAGAAACAGCCCCAATTATTGCAAAGGATTCCCCAAATGAGAGCAACTcatcagaaaaaaaatatcacgAACATTCATTCTCAATTATTAGGTCTAAAAACGCGGTACTAtttaataatataaaatcaGGAAGACCATCAAAGGTTTCATTTGATATGCAAAAGGCAAGTTCTTTGATAACAGGTGAATCCACTATACCCAAACTTAGTGACGATGAAGAACGTATTCTTGAGGAATCTGTTAGGAGtgctgaaaattttgataaaatttgCGTTTTGCTCGGTAAACCTAAACTAGAAGTCGAGAATTATTTAAATGAGTTAGGGGAATTTAAGATAATTAATAGTTGA
- the CIN8 gene encoding kinesin motor protein CIN8 (similar to Saccharomyces cerevisiae CIN8 (YEL061C); ancestral locus Anc_6.16), translating into MPVENQNSSQERTSNNISKNGNSQIGCHTVHNEELNITVAVRCRGRNEREISMKSSVVVNVPDITGSKEISINTTGDTGITAQMNAKRYTVDKVFGPGASQDLIFDEVASPLFQDFIKGYNCTVLVYGMTSTGKTYTMTGDEKLYNGELSDSAGIIPRVLLKLFDTLELQQNDYVVKCSFIELYNEELKDLLDNNSNSSSNNGFDGQFMKKLRIFDSSTANNTTSNSASSSRSSSRNSSPRSLNDLTPKAALLRRRLRTKSLPNTIKQQQQHQQQQTMNSRNNSSSNSGSATNNISSDTNNNNGQRNSLAPNDQSNGIYIQNLQEFHITNAMEGLKLLQKGLKHRQVASTKMNDFSSRSHTIFTITLYKKHQDELFRISKMNLVDLAGSENINRSGALNQRAKEAGSINQSLLTLGRVINALVDKSGHIPFRESKLTRLLQDSLGGNTKTALIATISPAKVTSEETCSTLEYASKAKNIKNKPQLGAFIMKDILVKNITMELAKIKSDLLSTKSKEGIYMNQDHYKNLNSDLESYKNEVQECKREIESLTSKNSLLVKEKLKSKETIQSQNSQIESLKATIDHLRTQLDKQHKTELEISGFNSKLQKLTEVMQMALQDYKRRELDLNKKFETHITTEIKNMKTTLFSQLSTLQQRNILQETDIQPNLDIIKNEVLTLMETMQEKAELMYKDCVKKILNESPKFFNAIVEKIDIIGVDFERFYKNIAENLSDISEENNNLKQYFTNHFFRNNHQELLSHHVDSTYEKIEKKTNQFVENFKKALNDHLEENKKLIMKNLTTTTSAVIDQEMSLFEPKRVKWEHSFDLINECDSMNNEFYNSMATTLSQIKSTVDTSSNSMNKSISVMKGQVEESENAISLLKNNIKFNDQFKQLINKHTILKDNIESSITSTNSHITNIDDIYNTIEKIMNNYGNKENATKDEMIENLLNEIPNLSKRMPLRISNTNSNSMQNIISPKKHAIEDENSSNGNPDSESSRKILKTE; encoded by the coding sequence ATGCCAGTCGAGAATCAAAATAGTAGTCAAGAGAGGACCTCTAATAACATCAGTAAGAATGGTAACTCTCAGATCGGATGTCACACCGTTCATAACGAAGAATTGAATATCACTGTGGCAGTACGGTGCAGAggaagaaatgaaagagaaataagTATGAAAAGTTCTGTGGTGGTCAATGTCCCAGATATTACAGGTTCCAAGGAAATTTCCATCAACACAACTGGTGATACGGGAATAACCGCTCAAATGAATGCTAAAAGATACACGGTTGATAAAGTGTTTGGGCCCGGCGCTTCCCAGGATCTGATTTTTGATGAAGTGGCAAGCCCTTTATTCCAGGATTTCATCAAAGGTTACAATTGCACCGTACTAGTTTATGGTATGACATCCACGGGTAAAACCTACACAATGACAGGTGACGAAAAGCTATATAACGGTGAATTAAGCGATTCTGCAGGAATTATACCGCGGGTTCTTTTGAAGTTATTTGATACGTTGGAATTGCAACAAAATGATTACGTGGTAAAGTGTTCATTCATCGAACTATATAATGAGGAATTGAAGGATTTGcttgataataatagtaacaGCTCCAGTAACAATGGATTTGATGGCCAATTTATGAAAAAGCTGAGGATTTTCGATTCAAGTACAGCAAACAATACCACTAGCAATAGTGCTAGCAGTTCCAGGAGTAGCTCGAGGAACAGTTCTCCAAGGTCGTTGAATGATCTAACACCTAAAGCTGCTCTACTAAGAAGGAGGCTGAGGACAAAATCATTACCCAATACTATcaagcagcagcagcagcatcaacaacaacaaaccATGAATTCCAgaaataattcttcttctaattcAGGTTCTGCAACCAATAACATTTCTAGTGacaccaacaacaataatggTCAAAGAAATTCATTGGCTCCAAACGACCAATCAAACGGGATATATATTCAGAATTTACAAGAGTTTCATATAACAAATGCCATGGAAGGGCTGAAACTATTACAGAAAGGTTTAAAACATAGACAAGTGGCGTCTACTAAAATGAATGATTTTTCCAGTAGATCCCATACCATTTTTACTATTACATTGTACAAAAAACACCAGGATGAACTGTTTAGAATTTCCAAAATGAATCTTGTAGATTTAGCTGGTtcagaaaatatcaatcGTTCCGGAGCATTGAATCAACGAGCTAAAGAAGCAGGTTCAATTAATCAAAGTTTACTGACATTGGGAAGGGTTATAAATGCACTTGTGGATAAAAGCGGTCATATACCTTTCCGAGAATCAAAATTAACTCGTTTACTTCAAGATTCTCTTGGTGGTAATACGAAAACGGCACTAATTGCTACCATATCACCTGCAAAAGTGACTTCTGAAGAGACTTGCAGTACCTTAGAATATGCCTCAAAGGCTAAAAACATTAAGAACAAACCTCAACTAGGTGCATTCATAATGAAGGATATTTTGGTTAAAAATATAACTATGGAATTAGCAAAGATCAAATCTGATTTGCTTTCCACAAAATCCAAAGAAGGAATATATATGAACCAGGATCATTACAAGAATTTGAACAGCGATCTAGAAAGttataaaaatgaagttCAAGAAtgtaaaagagaaattgaaagtttgacatcaaaaaattcattgctggtaaaagagaaattgaagTCAAAAGAAACGATTCAATCCCAAAATTCTCAGATTGAATCATTAAAAGCCACTATAGATCATTTAAGGACACAACTGGATAAACAGCATAAAACCGAACTAGAAATATCTGGCTTCAATAGCAAACTACAAAAATTGACTGAAGTAATGCAAATGGCTCTGCAAGATTATAAGAGAAGAGAGCTTGACcttaataaaaaatttgaaacacATATTACTACGGAGAttaaaaatatgaaaaccACTTTGTTCTCACAGTTAAGTACTTTGCAACAGagaaatattcttcaagaGACCGACATCCAACCAAATCTTGATataatcaaaaatgaagtaTTAACCTTAATGGAGACTATGCAAGAAAAGGCAGAACTAATGTATAAAGACTgtgtgaagaaaattttaaatGAATCTccaaaattcttcaatgccattgttgaaaagaTCGACATAATAGGAgttgattttgaaagattttaCAAGAATATTGCTGAGAATCTTTCCGATATTAGTGAAGAGAATAATAATCTAAAGCAGTACTTCACAAACCATTTCTTCAGAAATAACCATCAAGAGTTACTTAGTCATCATGTTGATTCTACTTAtgagaaaattgaaaagaaaacaaaccAGTTTGTTGAAAACTTTAAGAAGGCTTTAAATGACCACctcgaagaaaataaaaaactaataatgaagaatctGACTACTACAACCAGCGCAGTTATTGATCAAGAAATGAGTTTATTTGAACCAAAGCGCGTTAAATGGGAGCATTCATTTGATTTGATAAATGAATGTGACTCCATGAATAATGAGTTCTACAATAGTATGGCGACAACATTATCGCAGATCAAAAGTACGGTGGATACCTCATCAAATTCGATGAACAAATCTATTTCGGTTATGAAGGGTCAGGTAGAGGAATCAGAGAATGCTATATCcctgttgaaaaataacaTCAAGTTCAATGATCAATTCAAACAGCTAATCAACAAGCACACAATACTGAAGGATAACATAGAGAGTTCGATAACATCAACAAACTCTCACATAACGAATATAGACGACATTTACAATAcgattgaaaaaataatgaacaACTATGGTAACAAGGAAAATGCTACCAAAGATGAAATGATCgaaaatttattgaatgaaaTACCGAATCTGAGCAAGAGGATGCCATTAAGGATATCAAACACAAACAGTAATTCAATGCAAAATATAATTTCTCCCAAAAAACATGcaattgaagatgaaaactCGTCTAATGGGAATCCAGACAGTGAGAGCTCCAGAAAAATACTGAAGACCGAATAG
- the PRB1 gene encoding proteinase B (similar to Saccharomyces cerevisiae PRB1 (YEL060C) and YSP3 (YOR003W); ancestral locus Anc_6.14): MKLENTLFTLGALGSISAALVIPNLENAADNHELVSKDKDQETSGNLKFASGDGEKSIKKGHSGGGHGGSHRNGHTGGKGTKSEEGESSDDEDKPHRKGGCHDKKKKKGKKGKKVKSKKHDGKTLEKGRPNNKLAPLVSTAQFNPDAISKIIPNRYIVVFKKGVPEEEVNFHKESVHQAQLQSVENLSAEDAFFTSTRDTYLSTSEAGGIQDSFNIDNIFSGYIGYFTQEIIDLIRQNPLVDFVERDSVVEATEFDTQNSAPWGLARISHRERLNLGSFNKYLYDDDAGRGVTSYVIDTGVNINHKDFEKRAIWGKTIPLNDEDLDGNGHGTHCAGTIASKHYGVAKNANVVAVKVLRSNGSGTMSDVVKGVEYAAKAHQKQAQEKKKGFKGSTANMSLGGGKSPALDLAVNAAVEAGIHFAVAAGNENQDACNTSPASADKAITVGASTLSDDRAYFSNWGKCVDVFAPGLNILSTYIGSDEATATLSGTSMASPHVAGLLTYFLSLQPGSDSEFFELGQDSLTPQQLKKKLIHYSTKDILFDIPEDTPNFLIYNGGGQDLSAFWNDTKKSHPSGSKHELNMDEFIGSKTDLLFEQVRDVLDKLNII; this comes from the coding sequence ATGAAGTTAGAAAATACTCTATTTACACTCGGTGCCTTAGGGAGCATCTCTGCCGCTTTGGTCATCCCTAACCTCGAAAATGCCGCCGACAATCATGAACTGGTGAGTAAGGACAAGGACCAGGAGACATCTGGGAACTTGAAATTCGCTAGTGGTGACGGAGAAAAGTCTATCAAGAAGGGTCACAGTGGCGGAGGACATGGAGGGTCCCACAGGAATGGGCACACTGGAGGAAAGGGCACTAAGTCCGAGGAGGGCGAAAGTTCTGACGATGAGGACAAGCCTCATCGTAAGGGCGGTTGCCACgataagaagaagaagaaggggAAGAAGGGGAAGAAGGTGAAGAGTAAGAAGCATGATGGAAAGACGTTGGAAAAAGGGAGGCCTAACAACAAGCTGGCCCCTTTGGTATCTACCGCACAATTCAACCCAGACGCCATCTCCAAGATCATCCCCAACCGTTACATCGTCGTATTCAAAAAAGGTGttccagaagaagaagtcaACTTCCACAAGGAGAGCGTCCATCAAGCGCAGCTCCAATCCGTAGAGAACTTATCTGCTGAAGACGCTTTCTTCACTTCCACCAGGGACACTTATCTGTCCACCTCCGAAGCTGGCGGTATTCAGGACTCTTTCAACATCGACAATATCTTTTCCGGTTACATTGGCTATTTTACCCAGGAAATTATCGACTTGATACGTCAAAACCCATTAGTGGATTTCGTTGAAAGAGACTCGGTGGTCGAGGCCACAGAGTTCGACACTCAAAATAGTGCCCCATGGGGGTTAGCCCGTATTTCTCACAGAGAGCGTCTAAACCTGGGCTCTTTCAACAAGTATCtgtatgatgatgatgctGGCCGCGGCGTCACATCCTATGTTATTGACACAGGTGTCAATATCAATCATAAGGACTTCGAAAAAAGAGCCATTTGGGGGAAAACCATCCCGCTCAACGACGAAGACCTCGACGGAAACGGACACGGTACTCACTGTGCTGGTACCATCGCTTCCAAGCACTACGGTGTCGCTAAGAACGCCAACGTTGTTGCCGTCAAAGTTTTGAGATCAAACGGGTCTGGTACCATGTCTGATGTCGTCAAAGGTGTGGAATACGCCGCAAAAGCGCACCAAAAGCAAgctcaagaaaagaagaaggggTTCAAAGGTTCCACAGCAAATATGTCTCTTGGCGGTGGTAAATCCCCCGCTTTGGACCTGGCTGTCAATGCTGCCGTTGAGGCCGGTATCCACTTTGCCGTAGCTGCCGGTAATGAAAACCAAGATGCCTGTAACACTTCCCCAGCTTCTGCTGATAAAGCCATTACCGTGGGCGCTTCCACGTTGAGCGATGACAGAGCCTACTTCTCTAACTGGGGTAAGTGTGTCGACGTTTTCGCCCCAGGTTTGAACATTTTGTCCACTTACATTGGCAGTGACGAAGCTACCGCTACTTTATCTGGTACTTCTATGGCTTCTCCTCACGTTGCTGGTTTGTTGACCTACTTTTTATCTTTACAACCAGGATCCGATAGTGAGTTTTTCGAACTGGGCCAGGACTCTTTGACCCCTCAACaactgaaaaagaagctaATTCATTACAGTACGAAGGACATTTTGTTCGACATTCCTGAGGACACTCCAAATTTCTTGATCTACAACGGTGGTGGTCAAGATTTGTCCGCGTTCTGGAATGACACCAAAAAGTCTCATCCATCTGGTTCCAAGCATGAATTGAATATGGATGAATTCATTGGTTCAAAGACCGATTTGCTCTTCGAACAAGTAAGAGATGTTCTTGATAAATTGAATATCATTTAA
- the SOM1 gene encoding Som1p (similar to Saccharomyces cerevisiae SOM1 (YEL059C-A); ancestral locus Anc_6.12), which produces MAPPTTIRSRDQALAPLMALDSQASCQLKELVQWECQFKGADYVCSPFKRLFEHCVEHGKPATNYEVTDTYTNS; this is translated from the coding sequence ATGGCGCCTCCAACTACGATTCGCAGTAGGGACCAAGCCCTTGCACCGTTAATGGCACTGGACTCTCAAGCTAGTTGCCAGCTGAAAGAGCTTGTGCAATGGGAGTGTCAATTCAAAGGAGCAGACTACGTCTGCTCTCCCTTTAAGAGGCTCTTTGAACACTGTGTAGAACATGGCAAACCAGCGACTAACTACGAGGTTACGGATACATACACCAATAGTTAG
- the PCM1 gene encoding phosphoacetylglucosamine mutase PCM1 (similar to Saccharomyces cerevisiae PCM1 (YEL058W); ancestral locus Anc_6.11), protein MKIDYEQLSELYDKTCRTKNVQYSYGTAGFRTLAKNLDTVMFTTGILAILRSLKLQGQYVGVMITASHNPYQDNGVKIVEPDGSMLLATWEPYAMQLANTASFASNFEEFRAELTRLIEHEKIGLDTSIVPHIVVGRDSRESSPYLLRCLTSTMVSVFHAQVLDLGCVTTPQLHYITDLSNKREREGGSAEVATEQDYYSFFIGAFNELFSTYEIEKRLSVPRLFIDAANGIGGPQLKKLLTSKDWVVPPDQIEVINDKSDVPELLNFECGADYVKTNQRLPKGLSPSSHDSLYCSFDGDADRVVFYYVDSESQFHLLDGDKISTLFAKFLSKQLELAHLENSLRIGVVQTAYANGSSTNYIENTLRCPVSCTKTGVKHLHHEAATQYDIGIYFEANGHGTIIFSEKFHQVIKSELSRARGDMLALKTLDCFSKLINQTVGDALSDMLAVLATLAIMKMAPMDWDKEYTDLPNKLVKCIVPDRSIFQTIDQERKLQNPVGLQAKIDLVIAKYPMGRSFVRASGTEDAVRIYAECQDSSQLDQFCNEIVELVKASA, encoded by the coding sequence ATGAAGATTGACTACGAACAATTGAGCGAGCTCTATGACAAAACATGCCGCACAAAGAATGTGCAGTACAGTTACGGTACGGCTGGGTTCAGGACCCTAGCTAAGAATTTGGACACGGTGATGTTCACCACTGGTATACTGGCCATTCTCAGGTCGCTGAAGCTCCAAGGTCAATACGTCGGGGTGATGATTACGGCGTCGCACAACCCATATCAGGACAATGGGGTTAAGATCGTGGAGCCAGACGGATCGATGCTTTTGGCCACATGGGAGCCGTATGCCATGCAGCTGGCCAATACCGCTTCGTTTGCAAGCAATTTTGAAGAGTTTCGTGCCGAGTTGACCAGGTTGATTGAGCACGAAAAGATCGGTTTGGATACTAGCATTGTGCCACACATTGTGGTTGGAAGAGACTCTAGGGAAAGTAGTCCTTACTTGTTGCGTTGCCTGACTTCTACAATGGTCAGTGTCTTCCACGCGCAAGTCTTAGACTTGGGCTGTGTCACGACGCCTCAATTACATTACATTACTGATCTGTCTAACAAGCGCGAACGTGAAGGAGGCTCTGCAGAGGTTGCCACAGAGCAGGATTACTACTCGTTTTTTATCGGTGCTTTTAACGAACTCTTCTCCACGTATGAAATTGAGAAGAGACTGTCTGTTCCAAGATTGTTCATAGATGCGGCTAATGGTATTGGTGGCCcgcaattgaaaaagttacTGACCTCCAAAGATTGGGTTGTGCCACCGGACCAGATTGAAGTCATTAATGACAAGTCTGACGTTCCAGAATTATTGAACTTTGAGTGTGGCGCAGATTATGTGAAGACTAACCAGAGACTGCCCAAGGGCCTTTCACCCTCTTCGCATGACTCGCTATATTGCTCCTTTGATGGTGATGCTGACAGGGTCGTGTTTTACTATGTTGACTCGGAATCGCAATTCCATTTGTTAGATGGTGACAAAATTTCCACGTTGTTTGCAAAATTCTTGTCTAAACAGCTAGAACTGGCACATTTAGAAAATTCTCTAAGAATTGGCGTTGTGCAAACCGCTTATGCGAACGGTAGTTCCACCAATTATATTGAAAACACGTTGCGCTGTCCCGTATCGTGCACCAAGACAGGTGTTAAACACTTGCACCATGAAGCCGCCACCCAGTACGATATTGGTATTTATTTCGAGGCAAATGGACATGGTACAATCATATTTAGTGAAAAGTTTCACCAAGTTATCAAATCTGAATTATCAAGGGCCCGTGGTGACATGCTGGCTCTGAAAACTTTGGACTGTTTCTCTAAATTAATTAATCAGACAGTGGGTGATGCTCTTTCGGACATGTTGGCGGTCCTTGCCACTTTGGCTATTATGAAAATGGCCCCAATGGATTGGGATAAAGAGTATACGGATTTGCCCAACAAGTTGGTTAAGTGCATCGTTCCTGATAGATCAATTTTCCAAACCATCGAtcaggaaagaaaattgcaAAACCCTGTGGGATTGCAGGCAAAAATAGACCTTGTGATAGCCAAGTACCCCATGGGAAGAAGTTTTGTTAGGGCTAGTGGCACTGAAGATGCAGTGAGGATTTATGCGGAATGTCAGGACTCATCTCAGTTAGATCAATTTTGCAACGAAATTGTAGAGCTTGTGAAGGCTTCTGCCTGA